In Mycobacterium sp. Aquia_216, a genomic segment contains:
- the prfB gene encoding peptide chain release factor 2 — MEPDRQADIAALDSALTTVERVLDVDGLRGRIEKLEHEASDPKLWDDQANAQRVTSELSHTQGELRRIEQLRQRVDDLPVLYELAAEEGGADELAEADTELKALRADIEAAEVRTLLSGEYDEREALVTIRSGAGGVDAADWAEMLMRMYIRWAEQHNYGVEVFDTSYAEEAGIKSATFAVHAPFAYGTLSVEQGTHRLVRISPFDNQSRRQTSFAEVEVLPVVATTDHIDIPEGDVRVDVYRSSGPGGQSVNTTDSAVRLTHIPTGIVVTCQNEKSQLQNKVSAMRVLQAKLLERKRLEERAELDALKGEGGSSWGNQMRSYVLHPYQMVKDLRTEYEVGNPAAVLDGDIDGFLEAGIRWRNRKDDD, encoded by the coding sequence GTGGAACCCGACCGTCAAGCCGATATCGCCGCCCTCGACTCCGCCCTGACCACGGTGGAGAGGGTGCTCGATGTGGACGGTCTGCGCGGCCGCATCGAGAAGCTGGAACACGAGGCGTCCGATCCCAAACTGTGGGACGACCAGGCCAACGCGCAACGGGTGACCAGTGAGTTGTCGCACACCCAGGGCGAGCTGCGCCGCATCGAACAGTTGCGGCAGCGGGTCGACGACCTACCGGTGCTCTACGAGCTGGCTGCAGAGGAGGGCGGCGCTGACGAGCTGGCCGAGGCGGACACCGAGCTGAAAGCCTTGCGAGCCGACATCGAAGCCGCCGAGGTGCGCACCCTGCTGTCGGGCGAGTACGACGAGCGCGAGGCTCTCGTCACCATCCGCTCCGGCGCCGGCGGGGTGGACGCCGCGGACTGGGCCGAGATGCTGATGCGCATGTATATCCGGTGGGCCGAGCAACACAATTACGGTGTCGAGGTATTCGACACCTCCTACGCCGAGGAAGCGGGGATCAAGAGCGCCACGTTCGCCGTGCACGCACCGTTCGCCTACGGCACGTTGTCGGTGGAACAGGGCACGCATCGGCTGGTCCGGATCAGCCCGTTCGACAACCAAAGCCGGCGTCAGACGTCGTTCGCCGAAGTCGAGGTGCTGCCGGTGGTGGCCACCACCGATCACATCGATATCCCAGAAGGCGATGTGCGCGTGGACGTCTACCGATCGAGCGGTCCAGGCGGCCAGTCGGTGAACACCACTGACTCCGCGGTTCGTCTAACCCACATCCCAACCGGTATCGTCGTGACTTGCCAGAACGAGAAGTCGCAATTGCAGAACAAAGTTTCGGCGATGCGAGTGCTCCAGGCAAAGTTATTGGAGCGCAAGCGTTTAGAAGAGCGTGCTGAGCTTGACGCCTTGAAAGGCGAGGGCGGCAGCTCCTGGGGTAACCAGATGCGCTCCTACGTATTACACCCATACCAGATGGTCAAGGATCTGCGAACCGAGTACGAGGTGGGCAACCCCGCCGCGGTTCTGGACGGAGACATCGACGGGTTCCTGGAAGCGGGGATCCGGTGGCGCAATCGAAAAGATGACGACTAA